In Dromiciops gliroides isolate mDroGli1 chromosome 4, mDroGli1.pri, whole genome shotgun sequence, one DNA window encodes the following:
- the CSF3 gene encoding granulocyte colony-stimulating factor, which translates to MKLPTPLLFWLSALWPQFLASPLSSSYLPQSFLPQIQEQVRKIQDDIEGLQQRLCADYSLCHPEELILFGQYLGIPRPPLNNCYSQDLRLAACLNQLHHGLQLYQDLVKALGGISPELAPTLNTLQLDVGDLAANIWQQMEDSHVAPEIMPMAGTLPLFSSSFQRRAGGVLIFDYLQGFLDMAFRALRHLSQS; encoded by the exons ATGAAGCTTCCCA CCCCACTGCTATTCTGGCTGAGTGCACTCTGGCCTCAGTTCCTGGCCAGCCCCCTGAGCTCCTCCTACCTGCCCCAGAGCTTCCTTCCCCAAATCCAGGAGCAAGTGAGGAAGATCCAGGATGACATCGAAGGGCTGCAGCAGAGATTG TGTGCTGACTACAGCCTATGCCATCCCGAGGAGCTGATTTTGTTTGGCCAGTATCTGGGCATCCCCAGGCCACCTCTGAACAACTGCTACAGTCAGGACTTGAGACTG GCAGCCTGCCTGAATCAGCTTCACCATGGACTCCAGCTCTACCAGGATCTTGTGAAAGCACTGGGGGGCATCTCCCCCGAGTTGGCTCCGACTCTGAACACCCTGCAGCTGGATGTTGGTGATCTTGCTGCCAACATCTGGCAACAG ATGGAAGATTCTCATGTGGCTCCTGAGATCATGCCCATGGCGGGCACCCTGCCCCTCTTCAGCTCCTCCTTCCAGCGTCGGGCAGGGGGTGTCCTCATCTTTGACTACTTGCAAGGCTTCCTGGACATGGCATTCCGTGCCCTGCGCCATCTTTCCCAGTCCTGA
- the LOC122754811 gene encoding LOW QUALITY PROTEIN: 39S ribosomal protein L32, mitochondrial-like (The sequence of the model RefSeq protein was modified relative to this genomic sequence to represent the inferred CDS: deleted 1 base in 1 codon; substituted 1 base at 1 genomic stop codon), protein MIATTKMEGISMKKQNCLLITLPSWPAAAPSLLRDCRAWVEKALPSDLFAGFPGPSWGPALVVQGPAILLRPTTDAGTGAEAAGFLDGILWMAVPKNRCLVEVNRCRRRNVQKLIKVKNNIDVCPECGHLKQKHVLCGYCYQKVCSETAEIRRQMGKQKGGPFKALTVEPVVLYQGEAPSVEDQGKRIIEXDWKCPSWFIRN, encoded by the exons ATGATTGCTACAACGAAAATGGAAGGAATAAGCATGAAAAAACAGA ACTGTTTGTTGATAACCCTGCCCTCGTGGCCGGCGGCTGCCCCGAGCCTGCTACGGGACTGCAGGGCCTGGGTGGAGAAGGCGCTTCCCTCAGACCTTTTTGCTGGCTTTCCGGGCCCTTCTTGGGGACCGGCCTTGGTGGTGCAGGGCCCAGCTATCCTCTTGCGGCCGACAACCGATGCTGGCACTGGGGCCGAGGCTGCCGGCTTTTTAGATGGCATCCTTTGGATGGCGGTGCCCAAGAACAGGTGTTTAGTCGAAGTGAATCGATGTAGGAGAAGAAATGTCCAGAAGCTAATTAAAGTCAAGAACAATATAGATGTGTGCCCTGAATGTGGCCATCTGAAACAAAAGCATGTCCTTTGCGGTTATTGCTATCAGAAAGTCTGCAGCGAGACTGCAGAAATCAGGAGGCAGATGGGGAAGCAAAAAGGGGGGCCCTTTAAGGCCCTCACTGTTGAGCCTGTGGTATTATACCAAGGCGAAGCTCCCTCGGTAGAAGATCAAGGC AAGAGAATCATCGAGTGAGACTGGAAGTGCCCATCCTGGTTCATTAGGAATTGA
- the LOC122726625 gene encoding mediator of RNA polymerase II transcription subunit 24-like produces the protein MISTSSIPIMLSMHSEQLPKTGFPTVYAVVLLEGTMNLTGEMQPLVEQLMMVKRMQDFTEDVNCAFEFLLKLTPLLDKADHRCNCDCINMLLQECSKQGLLSEENASSLMAKRLNEFTKHISGESSKSGSVRALLFDFSFLMLCHVAQTYGSEVILSESSTVGEVPFFETWMQTCMPEEGKILNPDHPCFRPDSTKVESLVALLNNTSEMKLAQMKWHEACLSISAAILEILNAWENGVLAFESIQKITDNIKGKVCSLAVCAVAWLVAHVRMLGLDEREKSLQMIRQLVGPLCSENTLQFYNEC, from the exons ATGATATCAACTTCCAG cATCCCCATCATGCTATCTATGCACTCAGAGCAGCTGCCCAAGACCGGGTTCCCCACAGTGTATGCTGTGGTCCTCCTGGAGGGCACCATGAACCTGACAGGAGAGATGCAGCCATTGGTTGAACAGCTGATGATGGTGAAGAGGATGCAG GACTTCACTGAGGATGTCAACTGTGCCTTTGAGTTCCTGCTGAAGCTCACACCCTTGCTAGACAAGGCTGACCATAGGTGCAA ctGTGACTGTATCAACATGCTCCTCCAGGAGTGTAGTAAACAAGGACTGCTCTCTGAGGAGAATGCAAGCAGCCTGATGGCCAAGCG CTTGAATGAATTCACGAAGCACATCAGTGGTGAAAGCT CCAAATCAGGGTCAGTCCGTGCACTGCTCTTTGACTTCTCCTTCCTCATGTTGTGCCATGTGGCCCAGACCTATGGGTCAGAG GTCATTCTGTCAGAATCGAGCACCGTGGGTGAAGTGCCCTTCTTTGAGACCTGGATGCAGACGTGTATGCCCGAGGAGGGCAAGATCCTGAATCCCGACCACCCCTGCTTCCGGCCTGACTCCACCAAGGTGGAATCCCTGGTTGCCTTGCTCAACAACACCTCTGAAATGAAGCTGGC GCAGATGAAGTGGCATGAGGCCTGTCTCAGCATCTCAGCTGCCATCTTGGAGATTCTGAATGCCTGGGAGAATGGAGTGCTGGCTTTTGAGTCCATCCAG AAAATCACAGACAACATCAAGGGAAAGGTGTGCAGCCTGGCAGTGTGTGCTGTTGCTTGGCTTGTGGCCCATGTCCGGATGCTAGGCCTGGATGAGCGTGAGAAATCACTGCAGATGATTCGACAGCTGGTAGGGCCTCTCTGCAGTGAGAATACCCTGCAGTTCTACAATGAGTG CTGA